AACATCTGATTCTTTATTTCCATAGCCTTATTCCTTCCGTTGAAGGATCTTATTCCACTCATGGAGGAGTTTGTGCTCTTCTTGGAGAGCTTTTCCCTGGCTTTGTAGGGCCTCCCTCTCATCTTGAAGCGCCCTGTTCTCCCCTTGGAGGGCAGATTTCCTATCAGTGagggcatttttttcctcactgagagctttctcttcttcctcgAAGTCTTTGCTATTGTTCTGTACAGATTTGGCCTGCTCCTTGAAGGCCTTGTTTTCCTCCCAAAGAGCTAAAATCTCTTTTTGAAGAgctttttcctgcatttcaaaTGCCATTTCTTGTCCTCTCAGAGCTCTAATCTCTTCCCTGAGGGCTTTAATTTGTTGTTGGAGGGCCTTTTGATGTTTCTCAAGGTGCTTTGCTTCTTCTGCAGAGTCTATATGCTTCTGATGAAGAATTATATTCTCTTCCCGAAGAGCTTTATTCTGTCTTTGGATAATTTTATTCCGCCGGTAATAGGCTTTGTTCTCGATATGCAAGAATCTGTTCTCTTGCTGAAGGTTTTGATTCTCTTCTCGAAGTTTCTGATTCTCCTTCCAGAGTATTTTGTTAAACTGTGTCCTTTCCGAGAAGGTGACAGATGGAGGCAGTAGGGAACTGCTGTTATTGTTTGAAGACCTCTCTTCCTCTGTGTCAAACATTTTGTCCCTTTACTGCACCATTCAAGGGCTGTGCTATGGACCAGATAGGTGATTCCACCTCTTATATTCAATAATCACAAGAAGAGAGGTTAAATGTCATCAGACTCTAGTTAAAATAGCatatgaatgaatgaatgaatgaatgaatgaataaataaataaataaataaataaataaataaataatcagcaAATTGCAAACTAGAAATAATGGTAATACGATTATaatatttgaaagattttgAGTATTTTTCCCTGTCCTGAAGTACATACATatagtaaattaaaattaatgggaCTGATTTAGTTATATGGATGAGAAAAGAATCTTAAAATTTTAGAATCTTAAAAGTTTGGAAATTTTGTCTCATAAACATACAAAGTGGCATGGATTAATGGAGAAATCCatactgtttataaatatctttaattataattttctttgttctttcctttaaaaaaaaaaagtcttcttaGTGTTTGATAAAACATATGTTATTCTAGAAGAGTCACCTTAATTGGTATCGAATTTGCTagtaatgctgtttttattataACTATCTTGATCTGGACTGGGGATGGCCTTGAATTTAAGCCTACCTTTATCTTCCAGAGAAATTaagacaaacaaaatatatacttacgtaacaaaaaaaaaatctgtaaccCTTTTAAGAGGCAGAGCTAGTGCATCCCTCCGTTTGGACTCTATCATACAAGTTATAAGAAcaattatacattttttatttgctttcgTTTGTGCCTTATACTCCAAATCCTGAGAATGTTATATTGTTTATACTGGACTAAAAGTGCAGATCAAAATGGATTCTTAGAAGTTTAATTTTTACTCAATACTATAAAAGTATTGTATTGTAATATGAGGGATGTTTTAGATATATGCCTGTTGTTTACAAGGAAGCGTTAAACGATTAGCCAGTATGCCACTTATTCACATACTTCATATATCAGACTAAATTCATATACGTATACAATGAAGAAATCTCCAGAGGTTCAGATACCCTACTCTGTAGAGTATCAAGTATGATAAATGAAGGAAATCATACGGTTCTTACTGTTGTGTTATCCTTGAATCACTCAGCCATCTGGCATATCGTGGCAGATCTGTCAGCCGCGTCATACTCACAGCACCAGTGATGTAACAATGAATGCCTCTGTTGATCACAAAAGTTCCAGTCATCTGAAAAGTAAGTATTTGTTTGGCTAGGATTCCCTGGCAAGACAGTCATTGTATTTAACAGTCAATGGTATTGATAGATAGCTgtcattgaaatattttcttatgcaGCCTTACTCCTATTAACCTCAGCATAAATCTGTGGTTACTGCATTTGGAGTTATTTTCAAATCACAGaaattcagcctggagaagagaagactccatGGTGAtctgatagcggcctttcagtatctaaaggggagctacaggaaagaaggggacagactatttagcagggtctgtggtgatagaacaaggggaaatggtttcaagcttaaagagagtagatttaggctggatgtaaggaaaaagtcttttacagtgagggtggtgaggcactggaacaggttgcccagtgatgtggttgatgccccatccctggagactttcgaggcgaggctggataaggccctggacaacctgatctagctgtgcatgcccctgttcattgcagaggaattgtactagatgacctttaaaggtcccttccaactctaaggattctatggttctaaattcagttaaattacagaaaaaaatatgtggtctttatattataaaaataagacTGAGATTATATGGAGCCatgagttggacttgatgatccttgtgggtccctttcaatatgggatattctatgattcagtgatgaGTATTTGAAATTATAAACATGCAAGTACATTTGGCAAATGCACatggaaaatgagaattaaaaatgaaaagaacataaTGGTAGGCTACCTTAAATGTTCATTGCGCcacaaaattttttttcttttccaactcAAAAAAAATTCAGGCTTTCCGGGGCAATTGTTATGCTTTGAGAAAGATGATTAATTATTGAAGattaatgtaaattttaaattacagtaGTAACTTCCCCTCTCTTTATGAATTTTTGGTGGTAAACTGTATTGCAGTTAAAGTGTAAATCTATTTCCAGTATTCATTATCCAATCAAAGCAACTACATTTTCTTAATCATGCACTATGTGCTagggatattttaaaaaaaagtaacaaaaaagaaaaaagagatggaCTAGGAACTTTCAGTTCCAGAGAGCTTAAGATGAGATGTGgaagtttttttaaatcactccATACTTCACAGCATTTTGTGCTCTCAGCTCTATTCTGTATGTTAATTAGATAGGAACTAAAAATGCCACATAAAATACCCAGTAATCCTAAGAGATAAATATGCACTGCTCCCACTGAAATTTTGCAGGATGATCAGCATTCCGAATGTTTTTCTCCAGGGTATTTGATTTTCCAGCCTGCTCAAGCAAATTAAACAGGCAAAACAGGTGAGAAATACTGAAGCCTATAACATCAAACAAGAACAGTATCTTGGGTTCTTGTATATGTCATGGtctttttcttcaatttagTTCTTCAGAAACAGTTTTGACCTTATTTCTTCTATACTTATCACCAACAAATGAGGGATGATccgaaaataatgcctcctattttattatgttggctcacaatgtcagaggcggctgttggtggtatggtagtagaggctgaaccttcttgccaatattctgttaagtattgttgctgtgtgactgatggcagcagagggacagtctgaaaAATTCATGTCTGACAGGGAAGTATACATTAAGGAAAGCTGTATctctgaattcttccatgcagaaaaaatggcatcccTTGACTTTcattaatgcttgctgaatgtttacagagaccaaacaaatagtagatgtgagcacaatgaTGTTGTGGTTGGTGAATTTCGGCAGTGGTGagagcaacatgaaagacaaaccacattCTGTATGACCACACAGATTTTtacgagtgcagcatgcaggctctttttcattgctggcaaaaatgcatagctaatcatagaatcatagaatcatagaattgctcaggttggaaaggaccttcaagatcatcaagtccaaccgcagcctaaccatactgctctaacaacccactgctaaatcatgtccccgagcaccacatccaaatggtttttaaacacattcagggatggtgactcaaccacccctggggagcctgttccagtgcttaacaaccctttctgtaatgaagtttttcctgatatccaacctaaacctcccctggtgcaacctgaggccatttctccttgtcctgtcacctgtcaccagtgagaagaggccagccctgctctcactgcaatcacttttcaggtatttgaagagagcaatgaggtctcccctcagcctcctcttcgccacactaaacagccccagttcctttagtctctcctcgtagggcatattctccaagcccttcacaagccttattgcccttctttggacctgctccagcacctcattgtcctttctgtactgaggcgcccaaaactgaacacagtacttgaggtgaggcctcaccaatggcgagtacaggggcaggattacttccctagtcctgctcaacacaccattcctgatacaagcgAGGATGCCATTGgacttcttggccacctgggcacactgctggctcatattcagccgactgtccatcagcacaccaaggtccctttccatcaggcagctttccagtcattcctccccaagcctgtagggttgcctggggttgttgtgaccaaagtgcaggacccaacacttggccctactgaaactcatacagtttaccttggcccatcaatgcagtgtatccaggtccctctgtagtgcctttctacccttcggcagatcaacactccctcccaacttagtgttgtctgcaaacttactgagggtgcactcaatcccctcatcaagatcattgataaagatgttgaatagaacaggccccagcactgagccctgggggacaccgctcgtgactggccgccaactggatttaattccattgaccacaactctctgtacccggccatccagccagtgttaCACCCAtcagagcgtatgcccatccaaaccatgggcagccagcttctccacaaggatgctgtgggggacagtgtcaaaggccttactgaagtccaggtagaccacattgaCAGTCTTGCtttcatccactaagcaggtcaccttgtcatagaatgaaatcaggtttgtcaaacaggatctaccattcataaacccatgctgactgggcctgatcctctggttgacctttaactgatcaACAATGTATCCTGAGATAATCCcttccataaccttccctggcaccgaggtgagactgataggtctgtagctaatggtggtgagtAAGatgaaaactagtgttttgtggctgagaatttgctcaatagctattgtgctctttgtatcagttgtagtttccatggaaagaaatagaagacattacttttggagtaatCTACATAACTCTGAACATTATAGcttgtttaattttctcttcttcttgctttaaaatgttgtacagagtattcaaaaatatttaaagtaagtCAATAACAAATTATAAATTGTTCATTCACGTTaaaatttgaagtttaaaataaCATCATCTCTTTTGACATATGGACTACTTCCCACGATAATTTAGGCATGTAACGAGTAGGAAAAATCTTTGTGTTTCAATAAACTATGCTGAATATGGCAGTATTTCCATCTCAGGATCTCTTGGGTCTTACACTCCTGATTTCTCAGGTTCctacacagaaaaagaaaggataatcTGAACTTGAAAGAGTTTTCTAAATTCAATTTATAGCTGGAATGAAGCAATACAGAAAGAATTACACCAGCAATGACTTGATCCACTATAAACCTTCAGCATTCTTTTCCCATCAGTGAAGTAAAATGACTAAAATATTATGCATGAAAATAGTcagcaatttcttctttgaagaaaatttagAACTGTAGGTTTCcagacaagattttttttttgctattatagTTTCTTCCATGAGGACTATGAGTGAAGGCAATTAAAGTATTCAATGTAACAGATACACACTGATTTCGCATCAGTGAAATTTAGGACAACTTAATCGTGAAAATAATGGCCTAATCAAACCAtggtttcagtttaaaaattcCTGGAAAACATAATGGCGGTTCTACAGAAAGCCAAAGTCTGGTTTTTTGGAAAGAATGTTCAGTCTACTTAATTTTACATTAGAGTGAAatgcaattttccttttttttttttttttttttttaaggaaaccTTCTCTATATAACACAACAGTACATATTTCAGCCACCAAAGATGTATAAAAAAGATTCTTGTACCTGATGTAAAGTAggcaaaacataacaaaacgAAACACCCAACAAACTAGTTTTacttacattctttttttttttaataccaccCCCTTGTCTCCCCACATTTAGATGTACTGCTTAGTGTATGTGAGTAGCTCAGCAGATATGTTCTTACCTTTTCAGGCAACATTAACTAACAGTTCTGATCTTCTCTGACCACTACCTCAGAATAAGCAGGCACATGAAAAGCTTAGCATGTATAAAGTAAAGGAGCATTGTTcaaaaaagcaagcatctgaaataaaaatcatataCGTATCATAGCTTCTATTGCATATGCCAGTTCTTGTTAGATAAAACTAAAAGCTCAGACTGGAATCTCAAAGTCTAACTAGCATATTTGGCCCATCTGGCTCTTTTACTACTCTGATAATTTTATGCTGATATGGCTTCTTTTCAGGTCATTCAAACACATGATTTTCTCTCCCAAGTGGATGTAAAATTTATATTGTTGCTTCCAGGAGTCTGAAAACCTGGACTAAGACAAATCTTTGCTCTACCTGCCAGAGATTAGCAGAGTACCGCAGAGAGCCAAAGTTGATGGTGCTGTACATCTGTGCATTCAGCATTCAGTGGCACTAAGCCACTAGTCTCTTTTCTGCATGACCAACTGACTAATTGCTGTACTTGGCCTTTTTGAGTCCCTTCAATTAATGCAAAGCGCAGTTGCACACAATGATGGAGTCACCCATACAGAACAGAGTCTGGGCCAGAATTAGGCTCCAAGTCCCAGAAGCACCTGTTACAGTTACAAAGTGTCCAGATGGCCTGGTCTTTGTGGGAAGGTGTCAGGAATTGACTTATCTTTCTTACTTTCAGTTTAAGGTCATAAACATGATTCTTTTGAAGCAGAAAGTCAACCACATTTagtagaaaaaggaaggaaaagaacttTAGGATAAAGGCAGAATCTGCTACATTTGTAAATCTTAATAACCCAGTGGAGCTTGTTGTTATCATGTTCTAGGCAGGCGAACAGGATTAGCTTGTGATTACAAAGCAGCCTACAATATAATTAGATTTATTTAAACACAGCTGTAAAccataaaatatgaaatatttagtgATTGTAAATTCCACACTTTGTAAATTCAAACTTAAATCTCCAATCAGCTATTTTGCTTTGGTCTTGTTTGaaggtaataaaaatattgcttgTCTTTCACTCACTTTTTTATGGATATAATTTATTTGAGCTTGTAATAGATTCACTTTCTAACAGTGCGCTGCTTCATTCATGGCTGTTTTCCCTCCTTTTAAACACAACATTTGATATTAGTGACTCCATTGTCAAAATCTACAGACTTCTAAGACCATACTCATATCCCTAATACCAGGATTATTAGGTTCTAATCATATCTGTATTGTGTCCGCACTCtagcttttcagtgctttctatTGCTCACATCTAGGACAGAAGATAAAAGATAatcatttagtttaaaaacaagaaaaaacaaaaatctatagAATCCATACACAGGGAGTTGTAGTCATAATTAATTCACTTGCAACTGCTCTCTcaatttgtatatttatttttctcatattgAACTGTTTGAAGTAATTCATCAGTACTTCAGTTtgaattttaggaaaaacaGTTATGAATATACCCATAAAGAATGTggttttatattaaaaacagtaacaacTGAAAAGCTGTCAGTACCAAACACTGGGAAAACTTTGCAAACCAAACACTAcctttttcattctgaaagtgCTTTCTGACATTGAAATCATTGAACTAGACCTTCTCTGTTCTTGTTTCCTACTTCAAATAAATCATGAaactcaaattttaaaaaggcgAGTCCCCCTATTCTTCAGATAAAGAACTCTTCCTCCACAACTCTTTTGAAAGAGGACTTGtgttttacagaattttttctttactgatttttttttaatgtctctgACTGCAAACTTAAGAGAACTCAATGGGCTGTACATCTAAGTCATATAAAATATAACCTGTAacctttattttcctgcatcatctatatattttttctacagTAACTTTTTACAGTTACAGAGACAAAGACAACTCTGAGCAAGTGTTGTGTACCTCTTCGGTATGCCCTAATGTATTAAGGGTTGTAGTATATTACCTACGCCTGCATAAACACTGCAATTTCAACATAATAAACAAATATCTGAGAAAGGTTCTAggtcatttctgaaaacatttttaagtggTTTTTAACAACAGGGATACATTCTTAAATATGCGCTTTGTACTAAAGATTATTATTTGAATGTGAAGATATTATTGAAACTACTTGGTTTCCAGAACTgttaagatttttatttttttttaatgttcagaaTGCGTACCTATGTTTCTGTTCAGAGGCTACTGACAGCATAGTTATTTTCTAGCTATTTGGGGATGTGGTTGGTCTCTAGGAGGAAGTAGAGGTACAGtgtaacaaaggaaaagaatatgaaaacaaTGCTTCAGTGACTGTTCTTGTGTCAGGACTTGCAgcaagcagttccctgtctcTCTCTGATGCTCAAGCATATTCAGAGGGATATTGCCAAAGATACTGCCAGTGTCTCGGTGTATCTCACTGGAGAGACAGTTGAAACATATACCtggaatttatttcatttgcagctttgtatttattttacatactGTAAAACACATCATAAAATGTGCTTATATGAATGCTCAGTTTACTCCTGGATACCTGGTGTGTTTGTGGCCCATCTAATGAAGAAGTGTCCTATTCTTCAGCATATTGTCGTGCACAGAGCAGCTAAAGATATTGGTGTGTACCTGCCAAGGTTTTGCAGCATGGGTGGTCTCTGGGAGAAAAAGCTGGTGCTGTTCTGTCCTGGACACTTCTGGTTCTAGCTGGATCCAATGACCCCACCACAAAGCAATGGTGAACCCAGCAGCCAATATGGTGGTGTCTCATGGGTGTATTCAAGAAAGGCTAAAAAGtacacacagcagctgtgaaagaaaGGGCTCTTATGTTCTCAGAAATTAATCCTTAAAGatgtgccagctctgctcagttCCTTTCTCCCTGGGGACAGCTTCCCAGGGGACCTCTTCCACTAATTTGTTAAACAGTTGGTATTTTGCTCTtttgaagttcagggtcctgactgATTTTTGCCAAGCCCATATTTCTTGAATTCAGAAATTCAAACAGGATGTGATCACTACAATTTAgactgcctccaatcttaatcTCTTTAATGATCTCTGAATTGGTGAGCACCAGATCCAGTAACACTTCACCTCTGGTTAGTTTCTCTGAGAGCTAGATGAAGAAGTTGTCCTCAGAGCATTCCAGGAGTCTTCTGGATTGTTTATAGCCTGAGGCACAGATGAAAAGAGATCTTGGAAATTCCAAGAGAGGAATTTGGAAAAGCTCACAAGGGTTCACACGCTCACATCTCCTGGTTAAATCTAATCTCACGTAAAACCTAAATTATGTACCTTGCTACTATGAGGAAATTCAGTACCAAAGTACTTCCTTCAACCAATTAACTAATATTGTTCCAAATTCACTGCTAAAGTGTACACAACCAAAGTCTATTTGCATTTTGcctgtcactgaaaaataagctttgaGATATTAAATAATGACCTAGATGACTTTGTACTGCATACTTGAATATATGTTTTGTTAAGTTTACTGCTTACTGATAACTCATACCCCTTTAACCAACCTAATATACTTTGCCCAGGATAAAATAGCTATGGTGCTTTTGATTTATGTTTCACTGCAGGTGTATTCCAGTCTGTAATTTTGACTGTTGTGTTCTGAATATTCTGCACTGGAGTGGCCATTACAAGGTGGGGGTTgacctcttctcctgcataactagtgataggactagaaggaatggcctcaagttgcaccaggtgAGGTTCAgcttggatgttaggaaaaatttcttctctgaaagagtgatcaggtgctggaatgggctgcccagggaggtagttaagtcactgcccctggaggtgttcaagaaagtttagatgttgtactaagggacgtggtttagtggggaaatattggtggtaggtagatggttggactggatgatcttggatgTGTTTTCTAACCTttgtgtttctatgattctacgattctatggtGTGTGAGAGAGTGCAGGGTTTTTCCTGGATCTCAGTAATCAAGGCTTGACAACAAATAACTTAATAAAATGTATGCTTTAATGAGACTAAAAATAGGAATGTAGATAGTAAGTTTTAAATCCCTTCAGATTCTGGGAACCCTGCATACATGCAGCCTTGGATAACAGACACTAGATAGATTTAAACCACAGCTTGCTGAACAGATCTACTCTAGgaagaatgctttctttttggTCTCTTGATCTATTATAGCATTGTAGCATTTTCTTACAGGCAAACAACTCTATTATGTATTTTGCCAAATATAGAGGGTGTTCACAGGAGAActtcctgctgcagtgtttgTGTCAGATTGTGTAATCACCATTACAAAACAAAGGAGATGAAGTTCATCCTGTGATCAAGGGATGCGCACCGCACAAGGCAGGCCTGAAGATAATGTTATATgttcagcacagtgcagcataGCACTGGAGCTACTCAGGTCAACTGTTATGTGGATCACTAGCTACTCCTCAATATTTAACTGTCTTCTGGTCAGGATCACTACACAAGGTGTCTATGATCATACACACAGAATGTTATGTAAAGATCAATAGTTGCAGTGtcagaaagtatttaaaatgtcagGATGTTTAATTCTAGAACACATTTCACCACTTTATGATTTCAGACTATGGTTGTAATTTCCTGGTGTCTCAACTACAAGCACTAAAATTTAGTAGTTTAGTAAGTAACGTTTTTCTTCATTCATGAATTAAACAGTGCCAGGCAATCTTCTCAAGCTCTGATCATCTACCTTGTTGTACTCAAAAAAGGGTCTTCGATATGGTTTTTGATCATGGACATAATTCAGAAGAAGACTCAGTCCATGGAGCAATTTCAACAGTAGTTCTTGTTCAGGAAGGCCAGAGAGTTTAAGACTGTCATAATAGGCTGTTATGCTAGTTTTTCTTGATGCTAGCTTAGATTGCTAGCATAGatgaaattcagtttctctGAATCTTAAGTTATGTTCATTTTATGATAAGTGTTTGAGAAATTCGGTTTTGTTCAGGTTTCAAGTTTATCAAGTTACAATTTATGTATTGTGTGATAACAGATACCACagtctttcctccttctttattttacagGGATTCAAAGTGAACAACCCATGTTTGTAAATTCAGCTCTGTGCCTAAGTCTGTTTGTGAATAGGAGTCTTAGATAAACAAAAACTGAGTTATGAGAA
The Numida meleagris isolate 19003 breed g44 Domestic line chromosome 1, NumMel1.0, whole genome shotgun sequence genome window above contains:
- the LOC110393362 gene encoding coiled-coil domain-containing protein 70-like — protein: MFDTEEERSSNNNSSSLLPPSVTFSERTQFNKILWKENQKLREENQNLQQENRFLHIENKAYYRRNKIIQRQNKALREENIILHQKHIDSAEEAKHLEKHQKALQQQIKALREEIRALRGQEMAFEMQEKALQKEILALWEENKAFKEQAKSVQNNSKDFEEEEKALSEEKNALTDRKSALQGENRALQDEREALQSQGKALQEEHKLLHEWNKILQRKE